One Triticum dicoccoides isolate Atlit2015 ecotype Zavitan chromosome 5B, WEW_v2.0, whole genome shotgun sequence genomic window carries:
- the LOC119308119 gene encoding long chain acyl-CoA synthetase 9, chloroplastic-like yields the protein MNPYFVGLLVPIAVSLLLQKRRKVEKKRGVPVDVGGEPGYAIRNHRFERPVETHWEGVNTLAELFEHACKEYLYMPLLGTRKLISREIESSPDGRSFEKLHLGEYEWKCYAEAFKSVCNFSSGLVNLGRQDNERVAIFAETQAEWQIALQACFRQNITVVTIYSSLGEEALCHSLNETEVTTVICGRKELKKLIDIGWQLDTVKRVIYINEEGISAEVSIAQNSTSWSVKSFEEVGKLGAEAPVDANMPLPSDVAVIMYTSGSTGLPKGVMMTHRNVLATLSAVMTIVPELGKKDIYMAYLPLAHILELAAETLMAAVGASIGYGSALTLTDTSSKIKKGTLGDASALRPTLMTAVPAILDRVRDGVRKKVDAKGGVAKKLFDIGYSRRLAAINGSWLGAWGVEKLLWDRLVFTKVRAILGGNIRFVLSGGAPLSGDTQRFINICLGAPIGQGYGLTETCAGGTFSEYDDTSVGRVGAPLPCSYIKLIDWAEGGYLTTDSPMPRGEIVIGGPNVTKGYFKNEAKTSEVYKDDERGLRWFYSGDIGRFHPDGCLEIIDRKKDIVKLQHGEYVSLGKVEAALAMSPYVENIMIHADPFHSYCVALVVAAQNELERWALQQGLAYTDFADLCQKHEAVVEVLESLTKAAKQARLEKFETPAKVKLIPDPWTPESGLVTSALKLRREVIRKTFEDDLAQLYA from the exons ATGAATCCTTATTTTGTTGGCCTTCTTGTGCCCATCGCGGTCTCTCTTCTGCTCCAGAAAAGGAGAAAGGTTGAAAAGAAGAGGGGTGTGCCAGTTGATGTTGGTGGAGAGCCTGGCTATGCGATCCGCAACCATCGGTTTGAACGCCCTGTTGAAACACACTGGGAAGGGGTCAACACACTTGCTGAGCTGTTTGAGCATGCTTGCAAAGAGTATCTCTACATGCCCCTCCTTGGCACAAGGAAGCTCATTTCAAGGGAAATAGAATCATCACCTGATGGGAGGTCCTTTGAGAAGCTTCATCTGGGGGAGTACGAGTGGAAATGTTACGCTGAGGCCTTCAAGAGTGTTTGCAACTTTTCTTCAGGATTGGTCAATTTAGGTCGCCAGGACAATGAGCGTGTTGCTATTTTTGCTGAGACACAGGCTGAGTGGCAGATTGCACTGCAG GCATGCTTCAGACAAAACATAACAGTTGTCACCATCTATTCCTCGTTGGGGGAGGAAGCACTATGCCACTCACTAAATGAG ACTGAGGTCACTACTGTAATATGTGGTCGGAAGGAATTAAAGAAGTTGATTGATATAGGTTGGCAACTTGACACTGTCAAGCGTGTGATCTACATCAATGAGGAAGGCATCTCGGCTGAAGTTTCTATAGCTCAAAACAGCACTAGCTGGTCAGTTAAGTCATTTGAGGAAGTAGGTAAATTGGGAGCTGAAGCACCTGTTGATGCAAACATGCCTCTCCCATCTGATGTTGCGGTGATAATGTACACAAGTGGTAGCACTGGATTGCCCAAG GGAGTTATGATGACCCACCGCAATGTCCTGGCTACACTTTCAGCAGTTATGACCATTGTGCCTGAACTTGGCAAAAAGGATATATACATGGCCTACCTCCCACTGGCGCACATTCTTGAGTTGGCAGCTGAG ACACTTATGGCTGCTGTTGGGGCCTCCATTGGATATGGATCAGCTTTGACCCTGACTGATACATCAAGCAAAATAAAGAAGGGAACCCTAGGCGATGCTTCTGCACTGAGGCCGACACTGATGACTGCTGTACCTGCTATACTTGATCGTGTCCGTGATGGTGTGAGAAAAAAG GTGGATGCAAAGGGTGGTGTAGCGAAGAAATTATTTGACATTGGATATAGCCGCCGACTTGCTGCTATCAATGGAAGTTGGCTTGGTGCATGGGGAGTAGAGAAACTGTTGTGGGACAGGCTTGTCTTCACGAAGGTGCGTGCAATATTGGGAGGAAATATTCGCTTTGTACTCTCAGGTGGAGCACCCCTGTCCGGAGACACTCAGAGATTTATCAATATATGCCTTGG GGCTCCAATAGGCCAAGGGTATGGTCTGACTGAAACTTGTGCTGGAGGAACGTTTTCTGAGTATGATGATACATCTGTGGGCCGTGTTGGTGCTCCACTACCTTGTTCATATATTAAG TTGATTGACTGGGCTGAAGGCGGATACTTAACAACGGATTCACCAATGCCTCGGGGGGAGATAGTCATCGGAGGTCCCAATGTAACTAAAGGTTATTTCAAGAATGAAGCTAAAACAAGTGAAGTCTATAAG GATGATGAAAGAGGTCTACGATGGTTCTATTCTGGAGACATAGGGCGTTTCCATCCAGATGGCTGCCTTGAAATCATTGACCGCAAGAAAGATATCGTGAAGCTTCAACATGGTGAATACGTATCTCTCGGGAAG GTGGAAGCTGCCTTGGCTATGAGCCCATATGTTGAGAACATCATGATCCATGCCGATCCTTTTCACAGTTACTGTGTTGCACTTGTGGTAGCAGCACAGAATGAGCTTGAAAGGTGGGCATTGCAGCAAGGACTTGCATACACCGATTTTGCTGATTTGTGCCAGAAGCACGAGGCTGTTGTAGAAGTGCTTGAATCTTTAACAAAG GCTGCGAAGCAAGCACGACTGGAGAAGTTCGAGACACCAGCCAAAGTCAAGCTGATACCAGATCCATGGACCCCCGAGTCGGGCCTCGTCACGTCTGCGCTCAAACTCAGGAGGGAGGTGATCAGGAAGACGTTTGAAGACGATCTGGCGCAGTTGTATgcctga